A single genomic interval of Musa acuminata AAA Group cultivar baxijiao chromosome BXJ3-4, Cavendish_Baxijiao_AAA, whole genome shotgun sequence harbors:
- the LOC103981611 gene encoding uncharacterized protein LOC103981611, with the protein MRFMELRHGGCVLLALLFSFFSSSCGRTSTDGSASHSMDSLIRDRAFHELVRRRTGVAYRVPLPANLSAMEASVLRLRSSSLWRRGANLCASHIPPGTLAVPHVRRVVVVYQNWRGMSASYFGVPGYELAAPVIGLFLYDASDNASSAELDLRVTEDPVSIRFPVAAPDSSTRCARFDRDGSVHLQNPASTGECTARSTGHFTIIVPSGSSSGHAPASKEKKWRVLAMDIVGGMFALALVVLMGVGIRRLVKKKRTMKQIVRHAEENDALGAACVGKSRMPSAAMTRTRPRMENEDAPMT; encoded by the coding sequence ATGCGCTTCATGGAACTAAGACACGGTGGGTGCGTCCTCCTGGCCTTGTTATTCTCCTTCTTTAGCTCCTCCTGCGGCCGGACATCGACTGATGGATCGGCGTCCCACTCGATGGATTCCCTGATTCGAGATCGTGCGTTTCACGAGCTGGTCCGGCGCCGCACCGGCGTGGCGTACCGCGTGCCCCTCCCGGCGAATTTGTCGGCCATGGAGGCTTCGGTTCTGCGGCTGAGGAGCAGCAGTCTGTGGAGGCGAGGAGCCAATCTGTGCGCATCCCACATTCCTCCAGGAACACTTGCAGTGCCTCACGTCAGGCGAGTCGTGGTCGTGTACCAGAACTGGAGAGGCATGTCGGCTTCGTACTTCGGCGTGCCGGGCTACGAACTTGCTGCTCCTGTCATCGGCCTCTTCCTTTACGACGCATCCGATAACGCAAGCTCGGCAGAGCTCGATCTCAGGGTGACGGAAGACCCAGTATCCATCAGATTCCCAGTCGCTGCACCGGATTCCTCGACGAGATGTGCTAGGTTCGACCGAGATGGGTCGGTGCATCTCCAGAATCCGGCATCAACAGGCGAGTGCACGGCGAGGAGCACAGGGCACTTCACGATCATCGTGCCGTCAGGGAGCTCTTCAGGCCACGCTCCTGCAAGTAAAGAGAAGAAGTGGAGGGTTTTGGCCATGGACATCGTCGGGGGAATGTTTGCCTTGGCTTTGGTGGTTCTGATGGGAGTGGGTATACGTAGACTggtgaagaagaagaggacgatgAAGCAGATCGTGAGACATGCGGAAGAGAATGATGCACTGGGAGCTGCCTGTGTTGGGAAGAGCAGGATGCCATCGGCAGCGATGACTAGAACTCGGCCACGTATGGAGAACGAAGATGCACCCATGACATGA
- the LOC135636653 gene encoding V-type proton ATPase subunit E-like — translation MNDADVSKQIQQMVRFIRQEAEEKANEISVAAEEEFNIEKLQLVEAEKKKIRQEYERKEKQVEIRKKIEYSMQLNASRIEVLQAQDDLVSSMKEAAAKELLLVSVNQKAYQKLLKELIVQSLLRLKEPAVLLRCRKDDLHLVESVLNPAKEEYTKKANVHPPEIVVDNKTFLPPAPSHHNAHGPYCSGGVVLASIDGKIVCENTLDARLDVVFRKKLPEIRKLLFDQVIA, via the exons ATGAACGACGCCGATGTCTCCAAGCAGATCCAgcagatggtgcggttcatccgccAGGAGGCTGAGGAGAAGGCCAACGAGATCTCCGTCGCCGCCGAGGAG GAATTCAACATCGAAAAGCTGCAACTTGTTGAGGCTGAAAAGAAGAAGATCAGGCAAGAATATGAAAGGAAAGAGAAGCAAGTAGAAATTCGAAAGAAAAT TGAGTACTCAATGCAGCTGAATGCTTCTCGTATTGAAGTTCTTCAAGCGCAGGATGATTTAGTCAGCTCCATGAAGGAGGCTGCTGCAAAGGAACTCCTGCTTGTCAGTGTTAATCAAAAAGCTTACCAAAAGCTTCTGAAAGAGCTGATTGTCCAG AGCTTGCTAAGATTGAAAGAGCCAGCTGTCTTGTTGCGCTGTCGCAAGGATGATCTTCATCTTGTGGAGTCTGTTTTAAATCCAGCAAAGGAAGAATACACAAAGAAAGCAAATGTTCATCCTCCTGAAATTGTCGTAGATAATAAAACTTTCTTGCCACCTGCTCCTAGCCATCATAATGCTCATGGCCCCTACTG CTCTGGAGGTGTTGTCTTGGCTTCTATAGATGGGAAAATTGTCTGTGAGAACACACTTGATGCAAGACTTGACGTCGTGTTTCGGAAGAAACTTCCAGAG ATTCGGAAGCTTCTTTTCGACCAGGTTATCGCTTGA
- the LOC135636654 gene encoding ubiquitin-conjugating enzyme E2 28-like, which yields MASKRILKELKDLQKDPPTSCSAGPVAEDMFHWQATIMGPPDSPYAGGVFLVTIHFPPDYPFKPPKVAFRTKVFHPNINSNGSICLDILKEQWSPALTISKVLLSICSLLTDPNPDDPLVPEIAHMYKTDRAKYEATARSWTQKYAMG from the exons ATGGCTTCCAAACGGATCCTCAAAGAGCTCAAGGATCTCCAGAAGGATCCCCCCACATCCTGCAGCGCAG GTCCAGTGGCTGAAGATATGTTTCATTGGCAAGCAACGATAATGGGTCCACCTGACAGTCCATATGCAGGGGGAGTCTTTCTAGTTACTATACATTTTCCTCCGGATTACCCATTCAAACCACCTAAG GTTGCTTTCAGGACCAAGGTTTTCCATCCAAACATCAATAGCAATGGAAGCATTTGTCTCGACATTTTGAAGGAACAATGGAGTCCGGCATTAACCATTTCCAAG GTACTGTTGTCGATCTGCTCCCTTTTAACAGATCCAAACCCAGATGATCCATTGGTTCCGGAGATTGCCCATATGTACAAGACCGACAGAGCCAAGTACGAGGCGACTGCAAGGAGCTGGACGCAGAAGTACGCAATGGGTTAG
- the LOC135634785 gene encoding arabinogalactan protein 20-like, which yields MAAIPRTLVAIMVLAFAIVLPAVQAQAPAPSPTSDGTSIDQGIAYLLMLVALVLTYLIHPSDAFSPHELF from the exons ATGGCGGCGATCCCTAGAACTTTGGTGGCCATTATGGTTCTCGCCTTCGCGATCGTTCTCCCGGCCGTCCAGGCGCAGGCTCCCGCCCCCTCGCCTACCAGCGACG GGACATCGATTGACCAGGGGATTGCTTATTTGCTAATGCTGGTGGCCCTGGTCCTGACCTACCTCATCCACCCCTCGGATGCCTTCTCCCCCCACGAGCTCTTCTAA
- the LOC135634687 gene encoding jasmonoyl--L-amino acid synthetase GH3.5-like isoform X1: MRLLDSKLVWRFPSVSSEKMRVFSLESVIEEFEALTNDAGRLQTESLRKILEQNGEAEYLRNLGLGGRTDPESFRACVPLVTHRDLEPYIQRIADGDTSVLTGKPITSISLSSGTTQGKPKFLPFNDELVQSTMQIYRTSFAFRNREYPIGDGKALQFIYSSRQVKTKGGLIATTATTNVYRSEQFKRTMKDIQSQCTSPDEVIFGPDFRQSLYCHLLCGLIYSNEVQIISSTFAHSIVHAFRTLEQVWEELCIDIREGVLSSRITVPSIRSAVSKLLIPNPSLADSIYNKCVRLSNWYGVIPELWPNAKYVYGIMTGSMEPYLKKLRHYAGSLPLMSADYGSSEGWIGANVNPSLIPELATFAVLPNIGYFEFIPLEKPEEQELENIASTIHYIESEPVGLTEVEVGKEYEIIVTNFAGLYRYRLGDVVRVAGFHNSTPELQFVCRRSLVLSINIDKNTEKDLQLAVEEAAKLLAAEKLEVVDFTSHVDTSTEPGHYVIFWELSSDTTEEVLRSCCNCLDLAFVDAGYIGSRKVGTIGPLELRVVRKKTFERILEHFLGLGAAMSQFKTPRFVSLSNSKVLQILCRNVTRCYFSTAYDI, from the exons ATGCGATTGCTTGATTCGAAG CTGGTTTGGAGGTTTCCCTCTGTATCATCCGAGAAGATGAGAGTTTTTAGCCTCGAGAGCGTGATAGAGGAATTTGAAGCGTTGACGAACGATGCTGGACGGCTCCAGACAGAGTCTCTCCGAAAGATTCTGGAGCAAAATGGCGAAGCAGAGTACTTGCGGAACTTAGGCCTCGGAGGAAGAACTGACCCGGAGAGCTTCAGAGCTTGCGTCCCTTTGGTCACTCATAGAGATCTGGAGCCTTATATTCAGAGGATAGCCGATGGTGACACTTCTGTTCTCACGGGGAAGCCTATAACTTCAATTTCACTCAG TTCTGGTACCACACAAGGCAAACCCAAGTTTTTACCATTCAATGATGAGCTAGTTCAGTCCACAATGCAGATATATCGGACTTCATTTGCATTCAGAAACCG AGAATATCCAATCGGAGATGGAAAAGCTCTGCAGTTCATCTATAGCAGCAGGCAGGTAAAAACTAAAGGAGGCCTTATTGCGACAACAGCTACAACCAATGTGTACAGAAGTGAACAATTCAAGCGCACCATGAAGGATATCCAGTCTCAATGCACTAGTCCTGATGAAGTTATATTTGGTCCAGATTTCCGGCAGTCCTTATATTGCCACCTCCTTTGCGGGCTGATATACTCGAACGAAGTGCAGATCATATCTTCCACCTTTGCTCACAGCATAGTTCATGCTTTTCGAACACTTGAGCAGGTGTGGGAGGAGCTGTGCATAGATATTAGAGAAGGAGTTCTCTCGAGCAGAATCACTGTCCCATCTATACGTTCAGCTGTTTCTAAGCTTTTAATCCCCAATCCCAGCCTAGCAGACTCTATATACAACAAGTGTGTGAGATTAAGCAACTGGTATGGCGTGATTCCAGAGCTTTGGCCCAATGCCAAGTATGTCTATGGCATTATGACCGGATCTATGGAACCGTACTTGAAGAAATTAAGGCATTATGCAGGAAGCCTACCCCTCATGAGTGCTGACTATGGATCTTCAGAAGGATGGATCGGTGCTAACGTAAATCCTAGTTTAATTCCTGAGTTGGCAACCTTTGCAGTGCTTCCTAACATTGGCTACTTCGAGTTCATCCCTTTAGAGAAACCTGAGGAGCAGGAGCTGGAGAATATTGCCTCCACCATTCACTATATAGAATCTGAGCCAGTTGGCCTGACTGAAGTTGAAGTTGGCAAGGAGTATGAAATTATTGTTACCAATTTTGCAG GTTTGTATCGGTATAGGTTGGGAGATGTGGTTAGGGTAGCTGGCTTTCACAACTCTACACCCGAGCTTCAATTCGTATGCAGGAGAAGCCTGGTGCTGAGCATCAATATCGACAAGAATACCGAGAAAGACCTGCAGTTGGCTGTCGAAGAAGCAGCGAAGCTCTTGGCCGCGGAAAAGCTCGAGGTTGTGGATTTCACGAGCCATGTTGACACTTCAACGGAGCCTGGACATTACGTTATCTTCTGGGAGTTGAGCTCCGACACAACTGAGGAGGTTCTTCGCAGCTGCTGCAATTGCTTAGACCTCGCCTTTGTCGATGCTGGCTACATCGGATCTAGAAAGGTTGGCACCATTGGACCTCTCGAGCTTCGTGTTGTACGCAAGAAAACATTCGAGAGGATCTTGGAGCATTTCCTCGGACTCGGGGCTGCCATGAGCCAGTTCAAGACACCACGCTTCGTCAGCCTGTCGAACAGCAAGGTCTTGCAGATCTTGTGTAGGAATGTCACTAGGTGCTACTTCAGTACTGCCTATGACATCTAA
- the LOC135634687 gene encoding jasmonoyl--L-amino acid synthetase GH3.5-like isoform X2, protein MRVFSLESVIEEFEALTNDAGRLQTESLRKILEQNGEAEYLRNLGLGGRTDPESFRACVPLVTHRDLEPYIQRIADGDTSVLTGKPITSISLSSGTTQGKPKFLPFNDELVQSTMQIYRTSFAFRNREYPIGDGKALQFIYSSRQVKTKGGLIATTATTNVYRSEQFKRTMKDIQSQCTSPDEVIFGPDFRQSLYCHLLCGLIYSNEVQIISSTFAHSIVHAFRTLEQVWEELCIDIREGVLSSRITVPSIRSAVSKLLIPNPSLADSIYNKCVRLSNWYGVIPELWPNAKYVYGIMTGSMEPYLKKLRHYAGSLPLMSADYGSSEGWIGANVNPSLIPELATFAVLPNIGYFEFIPLEKPEEQELENIASTIHYIESEPVGLTEVEVGKEYEIIVTNFAGLYRYRLGDVVRVAGFHNSTPELQFVCRRSLVLSINIDKNTEKDLQLAVEEAAKLLAAEKLEVVDFTSHVDTSTEPGHYVIFWELSSDTTEEVLRSCCNCLDLAFVDAGYIGSRKVGTIGPLELRVVRKKTFERILEHFLGLGAAMSQFKTPRFVSLSNSKVLQILCRNVTRCYFSTAYDI, encoded by the exons ATGAGAGTTTTTAGCCTCGAGAGCGTGATAGAGGAATTTGAAGCGTTGACGAACGATGCTGGACGGCTCCAGACAGAGTCTCTCCGAAAGATTCTGGAGCAAAATGGCGAAGCAGAGTACTTGCGGAACTTAGGCCTCGGAGGAAGAACTGACCCGGAGAGCTTCAGAGCTTGCGTCCCTTTGGTCACTCATAGAGATCTGGAGCCTTATATTCAGAGGATAGCCGATGGTGACACTTCTGTTCTCACGGGGAAGCCTATAACTTCAATTTCACTCAG TTCTGGTACCACACAAGGCAAACCCAAGTTTTTACCATTCAATGATGAGCTAGTTCAGTCCACAATGCAGATATATCGGACTTCATTTGCATTCAGAAACCG AGAATATCCAATCGGAGATGGAAAAGCTCTGCAGTTCATCTATAGCAGCAGGCAGGTAAAAACTAAAGGAGGCCTTATTGCGACAACAGCTACAACCAATGTGTACAGAAGTGAACAATTCAAGCGCACCATGAAGGATATCCAGTCTCAATGCACTAGTCCTGATGAAGTTATATTTGGTCCAGATTTCCGGCAGTCCTTATATTGCCACCTCCTTTGCGGGCTGATATACTCGAACGAAGTGCAGATCATATCTTCCACCTTTGCTCACAGCATAGTTCATGCTTTTCGAACACTTGAGCAGGTGTGGGAGGAGCTGTGCATAGATATTAGAGAAGGAGTTCTCTCGAGCAGAATCACTGTCCCATCTATACGTTCAGCTGTTTCTAAGCTTTTAATCCCCAATCCCAGCCTAGCAGACTCTATATACAACAAGTGTGTGAGATTAAGCAACTGGTATGGCGTGATTCCAGAGCTTTGGCCCAATGCCAAGTATGTCTATGGCATTATGACCGGATCTATGGAACCGTACTTGAAGAAATTAAGGCATTATGCAGGAAGCCTACCCCTCATGAGTGCTGACTATGGATCTTCAGAAGGATGGATCGGTGCTAACGTAAATCCTAGTTTAATTCCTGAGTTGGCAACCTTTGCAGTGCTTCCTAACATTGGCTACTTCGAGTTCATCCCTTTAGAGAAACCTGAGGAGCAGGAGCTGGAGAATATTGCCTCCACCATTCACTATATAGAATCTGAGCCAGTTGGCCTGACTGAAGTTGAAGTTGGCAAGGAGTATGAAATTATTGTTACCAATTTTGCAG GTTTGTATCGGTATAGGTTGGGAGATGTGGTTAGGGTAGCTGGCTTTCACAACTCTACACCCGAGCTTCAATTCGTATGCAGGAGAAGCCTGGTGCTGAGCATCAATATCGACAAGAATACCGAGAAAGACCTGCAGTTGGCTGTCGAAGAAGCAGCGAAGCTCTTGGCCGCGGAAAAGCTCGAGGTTGTGGATTTCACGAGCCATGTTGACACTTCAACGGAGCCTGGACATTACGTTATCTTCTGGGAGTTGAGCTCCGACACAACTGAGGAGGTTCTTCGCAGCTGCTGCAATTGCTTAGACCTCGCCTTTGTCGATGCTGGCTACATCGGATCTAGAAAGGTTGGCACCATTGGACCTCTCGAGCTTCGTGTTGTACGCAAGAAAACATTCGAGAGGATCTTGGAGCATTTCCTCGGACTCGGGGCTGCCATGAGCCAGTTCAAGACACCACGCTTCGTCAGCCTGTCGAACAGCAAGGTCTTGCAGATCTTGTGTAGGAATGTCACTAGGTGCTACTTCAGTACTGCCTATGACATCTAA